A part of Heliangelus exortis chromosome 3, bHelExo1.hap1, whole genome shotgun sequence genomic DNA contains:
- the FDFT1 gene encoding squalene synthase: MNVGPMELLRKWLSHPQDIYNLLRFKMGGYRTVMPRVDPESLGRGLRTCYRYLNQTSRSFAAVIQALDGELRHAVCIFYLVLRALDTVEDDMTISLEVKVPMLHKFHTYLYQPDWKYMESKEKDRQVLEDFPTISMEFRNLSKVYQDVISDICHKMGVGMAEFLEKKVDSLDEWDKYCHYVAGLVGIGLSRLFSASELEDPIVGQDTELANSMGLFLQKTNIIRDYLEDQQSGREFWPREVWSRYAKKLSDLAKPENIDMAVQCLNELITNALHHVPDVLTYLSRLKNQSVFNFCAIPQVMAIATLAACYNNQQVFKGVVKIRKGQAVTLMMDATNIQAVKAIMYQYVEEIYQKIPSTDPSSNKTQQIISSIRALSLPTSSMASRHHYSPIYLSCAMLLAALSWQYLSTISKATEDYVQAGEN, translated from the exons GAATCGCTGGGACGGGGACTCCGAACCTGCTACCGGTACCTCAACCAGACCAGCCGGAGCTTCGCCGCTGTGATCCAGGCCCTGGATGGAGAGCTGAG ACATGCTGTCTGTATATTCTACCTCGTCCTCCGTGCTCTGGACACTGTAGAGGATGACATGACCATCAGCTTAGAGGTCAAGGTCCCAATGCTCCACAAGTTTCACACCTATCTCTATCAACCAGACTGGAAATAcatggagagcaaggagaaggacCGGCAGGTGCTCGAGGACTTCCCAACG ATCTCCATGGAATTCAGGAACCTGTCAAAAGTCTACCAGGATGTGATTTCAGATATCTGCCACAAGATGGGTGTGGGGATGGCAGAGTTCTTGGAGAAAAAGGTGGACTCTCTGGATGAGTGGGACAAG TATTGTCACTACGTTGCTGGGCTGGTGGGCATCGGCCTTTCCCGTCTCTTCTCTGCATCAGAGCTTGAAGATCCCATTGTTGggcaggacacagagctggcCAACTCCATGGGCCTCTTCCTGCAGAAAACCAACATCATCCGTGACTATCTGGAGGATCAACAGTCAGGAAGGGAGTTCTGGCCCAGAGAG GTTTGGAGCAGATATGCCAAGAAGCTCTCAGATCTTGCCAAACCAGAGAACATTGATATGGCTGTCCAGTGTCTGAATGAGCTCATCACCAACGCCCTCCACCACGTCCCTGATGTCCTCACGTACTTATCCCGCCTGAAAAACCAAAGTGTCTTCAACTTCTGTGCTATCCCCCAG GTGATGGCTATTGCCACCTTGGCTGCTTGCTATAACAACCAGCAGGTGTTCAAAGGGGTGGTGAAAATCCGGAAGGGACAAGCTGTCACTCTTATGATGGATGCCACAAACATACAAGCTGTCAAAGCCATCATGTACCAGTATGTGGAAGAG ATCTACCAGAAGATCCCAAGCACTGACCCCTCATCCAACAAGACACAGCAAATCATCTCCTCCATCCGTGCCCTGAGTTTGCCCACCAGCTCCATGGCATCCCGGCACCACTACTCCCCCATCTACCTGTCCTGTGCCATGCTCCTGGCTGCCTTGAGCTGGCAGTACCTCAGCACCATCTCCAAGGCCACTGAGGACTATGTCCAGGCAGGGGAGAACTGA